One window of the Rufibacter radiotolerans genome contains the following:
- a CDS encoding GH92 family glycosyl hydrolase, with protein MKKLFFLSLLLSCFSAFAQKPAFDLVRWVNPMIGTHKMGHTYPGATAPFGMVQLSPDTDTIPYEMGGKYNKDVYKYCAGYQYDDPTIVGFSHTHFSGTGHSDLGDFLLMPTVGKLQLNPGTEDKPETGYRSKFSHNNERAEPAYYSVKLDDHNITAELTATNRVGMHQYTFPKSEEAHVILDLMHGIYNYEDKNTWTFLRIENDTLITGYRQTNGWARTRTVYFAMSFSKPFTSFGNKDYSKAQVYKGFWRKFDQSKNFPEIAGKQIRAYFDFKTQEGEKLKVKFALSPVSTAGALANMRAEIPHWDFDRVKRASQAQWNQELGKVRAVLPTKDDYINFYTALYHTFLGPTTYQDVDGQYRGLDQNNHQAKGFTNYTTFSLWDTYRALHPWFNIVQPKRNADMVESMLAHYDQSVHKMLPVWSHHANENWCMIGYHSVSVIADAIIKGTYQGDANRALDACVTTARQSYYDGLQYYMELGFVPEDKNGSSVSKTLEYAYDDWCIAQVAQKLNRSDVYQEFSRRSQNWKNVYDKSIGYMRPKLSDGTFKKEFDVLSTHNQGFIEGNAWNYSLYVPHAPQEMIQAMGGNQKFVPHLDSLFTMHLPDEFFKDTEDITREGIIGNYVHGNEPAHHVAYLYNWTDQPWKTQERVRMILKKQYHPTPDGLGGNDDCGQMSAWYLFSSLGFYPVAPGSDQYALGSPAVKEAAIQLENGKSFTIEARNQSEKNVYVQKVELNGKLLTQPFLNHKDMVKGGKLTFYMSAKPRK; from the coding sequence AAAAGCCGGCGTTTGATTTGGTGCGGTGGGTAAACCCGATGATTGGCACGCACAAAATGGGGCATACCTACCCGGGGGCTACAGCGCCATTCGGCATGGTACAACTCTCGCCAGATACGGATACCATTCCGTATGAAATGGGCGGCAAGTACAACAAAGACGTGTATAAGTATTGCGCCGGTTACCAGTATGATGACCCCACCATTGTGGGCTTCAGCCACACGCATTTCTCAGGCACCGGCCATTCAGATTTAGGCGATTTTCTGCTCATGCCTACCGTCGGCAAGCTGCAACTGAACCCCGGCACCGAAGACAAACCCGAGACCGGTTACCGCTCCAAATTTTCGCATAACAACGAGCGCGCCGAGCCTGCCTACTACAGTGTTAAGCTAGACGACCATAACATCACCGCCGAACTCACCGCCACCAACCGCGTGGGCATGCACCAGTACACGTTCCCTAAATCTGAAGAGGCTCACGTGATTCTGGACCTCATGCACGGCATCTACAACTACGAGGACAAAAACACCTGGACCTTCCTGCGCATAGAGAATGATACCTTGATTACCGGCTACCGGCAGACTAACGGCTGGGCACGAACCCGCACCGTGTATTTTGCTATGTCCTTTTCCAAACCGTTCACCAGCTTCGGCAACAAAGACTACAGCAAAGCGCAGGTGTACAAAGGCTTCTGGCGGAAGTTTGACCAAAGCAAGAACTTCCCCGAGATAGCCGGCAAGCAGATACGTGCGTATTTCGATTTCAAGACCCAGGAAGGGGAGAAGCTGAAGGTGAAATTCGCGTTGTCGCCGGTGAGTACGGCCGGGGCCTTGGCCAACATGCGCGCCGAGATTCCGCACTGGGATTTTGACCGCGTAAAGCGTGCGAGCCAGGCCCAGTGGAATCAGGAGCTGGGCAAGGTGCGGGCCGTGCTGCCCACCAAAGACGACTACATCAACTTCTATACGGCGCTTTACCATACGTTTTTGGGCCCCACCACCTATCAGGACGTTGACGGCCAGTACCGCGGGTTGGACCAGAACAACCACCAGGCCAAGGGCTTCACTAACTACACTACTTTCTCACTCTGGGACACCTACCGCGCCCTGCACCCCTGGTTCAACATTGTGCAGCCCAAACGCAACGCAGATATGGTGGAATCTATGCTGGCGCATTATGACCAGAGCGTCCACAAGATGTTGCCCGTGTGGTCGCACCACGCTAATGAGAATTGGTGCATGATTGGTTACCACAGCGTGTCGGTGATTGCCGATGCCATAATCAAGGGCACTTACCAGGGAGACGCCAACCGTGCCCTGGATGCCTGCGTAACCACCGCACGCCAAAGCTATTATGACGGCCTCCAATATTACATGGAGCTGGGCTTCGTGCCCGAAGACAAGAACGGTTCCTCGGTTTCCAAAACGCTGGAGTACGCCTATGACGATTGGTGCATCGCGCAGGTGGCCCAGAAATTGAACCGCAGTGACGTATACCAGGAGTTCAGCCGCCGGTCCCAGAACTGGAAAAACGTGTATGACAAAAGCATTGGCTACATGCGGCCCAAACTAAGCGACGGCACCTTCAAAAAGGAGTTTGACGTGCTCAGCACCCACAACCAGGGCTTCATTGAAGGCAACGCCTGGAACTACAGCCTCTACGTGCCGCACGCCCCGCAGGAAATGATTCAGGCCATGGGCGGCAACCAGAAGTTTGTGCCCCACCTGGACTCGCTCTTCACCATGCACCTGCCGGACGAGTTTTTCAAAGACACCGAGGACATCACCCGCGAGGGCATTATTGGCAACTACGTGCACGGCAACGAACCTGCCCACCACGTGGCTTACCTATATAACTGGACGGATCAACCCTGGAAAACCCAGGAACGCGTGCGCATGATTCTCAAAAAGCAGTACCACCCCACGCCAGATGGCCTGGGCGGCAACGATGACTGCGGCCAGATGAGCGCCTGGTACCTGTTCAGCTCCCTCGGTTTTTACCCCGTGGCCCCGGGCTCAGACCAGTACGCATTGGGCAGTCCGGCCGTGAAGGAGGCCGCCATCCAACTGGAGAACGGAAAGTCCTTTACCATTGAAGCCAGAAACCAAAGCGAGAAAAACGTGTATGTGCAGAAGGTGGAACTCAACGGAAAACTGCTTACTCAACCGTTTCTTAATCATAAAGACATGGTAAAAGGCGGGAAACTCACCTTTTACATGAGTGCCAAGCCCAGAAAATAA
- the mgrA gene encoding L-glyceraldehyde 3-phosphate reductase — protein MPYTPSSARYSEMEYRRCGNSGLKLPALSLGLWHNFGHVDVLENSRQILHDAFDAGVTHFDLANNYGPPPGSAEENFGKILLEDFRGYRDELIISTKAGYKMWEGPYGEWGSKKYLVSSLDQSLKRMNLDYVDIFYHHRPDPNTPLEESMAALDLIVRQGKALYVGLSNYEVPEATRAIQILKDLGTPCLIHQPKYSMFVRWVEDGLLDLLEKEGVGCIPFSPLAQGLLTNKYLKGIPEGSRAAKAHGFLKEEDITEEKLAQIKKLNELAEGRNQSLAQMALAWLLKDPRVTSVLIGASSPAQLADSLKGMKNTQFSSDELAQIETILQNS, from the coding sequence ATGCCTTATACTCCTTCGTCTGCTCGCTACAGTGAGATGGAATACCGCCGCTGCGGCAACAGCGGGTTAAAATTACCGGCCCTGTCTTTAGGGCTGTGGCACAATTTCGGGCACGTAGATGTGCTGGAAAACTCGCGCCAGATTCTGCATGATGCTTTTGATGCCGGCGTCACGCACTTTGACCTGGCCAACAACTACGGTCCGCCGCCGGGCTCCGCCGAAGAGAACTTCGGGAAGATCCTGCTGGAGGATTTCAGGGGCTACCGCGATGAGCTCATCATTTCTACCAAGGCCGGCTACAAAATGTGGGAAGGCCCGTACGGCGAGTGGGGTTCTAAAAAATACCTGGTCTCCAGCCTGGACCAGAGCCTTAAGCGCATGAACCTGGACTATGTGGATATTTTCTACCACCACCGCCCAGATCCCAACACGCCCCTGGAAGAATCCATGGCAGCCCTGGACCTGATTGTGCGGCAAGGCAAGGCGCTATACGTGGGCCTCTCCAACTATGAGGTGCCGGAGGCTACCCGCGCCATCCAAATTTTAAAAGACTTGGGCACGCCTTGTCTGATTCACCAGCCCAAGTACTCTATGTTCGTGCGCTGGGTAGAAGACGGCCTGCTGGATTTGCTGGAAAAGGAGGGGGTAGGCTGCATTCCGTTCTCACCGCTGGCGCAGGGCCTGCTCACCAACAAGTACCTTAAAGGCATCCCCGAAGGGTCCCGCGCCGCCAAAGCGCACGGTTTCCTTAAAGAGGAAGACATCACGGAAGAGAAACTTGCCCAGATCAAGAAACTAAATGAATTAGCGGAAGGTCGGAACCAAAGCCTGGCTCAAATGGCCCTTGCCTGGTTGCTGAAAGACCCGCGCGTGACCTCGGTATTGATTGGCGCCAGCTCTCCCGCCCAGCTTGCGGACTCTTTGAAAGGCATGAAAAATACTCAGTTCAGTTCAGATGAATTGGCGCAGATTGAAACCATTCTGCAAAACAGCTAA
- a CDS encoding endonuclease/exonuclease/phosphatase family protein: MSYNIRHANPPSKPKFIDLDAIVAVIKAQNPDVVALQEVDVNTIRSGGIDQAKIIAQKLGMHYFFGKALDYDGGDYGVAILSRFPLEDASAVPLPSVAGTNAEPRVVAFATVLISKKQRLIFASTHLDEKGNPQNRLLQLEKIAQVKGGVKLPFIIAGDFNATPGSETIQRLDALFTRTCKDCAPTFPVLNPSKTLDFIGYAPAARFKVVSHQVIQETYASDHLPIVAEIRLLP, encoded by the coding sequence ATGTCGTACAACATCCGCCACGCGAACCCACCTTCCAAACCTAAGTTTATTGACCTGGACGCCATTGTGGCGGTGATCAAGGCCCAGAATCCAGATGTGGTGGCCCTACAGGAGGTAGATGTGAACACCATCCGTTCCGGTGGGATAGACCAGGCCAAGATCATTGCCCAGAAATTGGGCATGCATTATTTCTTCGGGAAAGCGCTGGACTATGATGGCGGAGACTATGGGGTGGCTATTCTTTCCAGGTTTCCGCTGGAAGATGCCTCGGCCGTGCCGCTGCCCTCTGTTGCAGGCACAAATGCCGAGCCCCGGGTAGTGGCTTTCGCCACCGTTCTAATCTCCAAAAAGCAACGCCTTATCTTTGCCAGCACGCACCTGGATGAAAAGGGAAACCCGCAGAACCGGCTGCTGCAACTAGAGAAAATAGCCCAGGTAAAAGGCGGCGTGAAACTACCGTTCATCATTGCCGGCGACTTCAACGCTACGCCCGGTTCAGAAACTATCCAGCGCCTGGATGCGCTCTTCACCAGAACCTGCAAGGACTGCGCGCCCACGTTCCCGGTCCTCAACCCCAGCAAAACCCTTGATTTTATTGGGTACGCTCCCGCCGCCAGGTTCAAGGTAGTCAGTCACCAGGTCATTCAGGAAACCTATGCCTCAGATCACCTGCCCATTGTAGCGGAGATCAGATTATTGCCTTAA
- a CDS encoding GH92 family glycosyl hydrolase — MTFRLPFCLLFSLVFLQASLANAQKKTNGTFEPEELVNTLMGTDSKPELSNGNTYPTIGVPWGMNLWTPQTGTMGHGWAYTYAADKIRGFKQTHQPSPWMNDYGQFVIMPVTDKLRFDQDARASWFSHKSEVAKPYYYSVYLADHDVTTELTPTERAAQFRFTFPKNDNSFLVIDALDRGSYIKVIPSENKIIGYTTRAARSNPKNFKNYFVIYVDKKFSLARTFRGKALVKDSLELTAAHTGAVIGFKTTKGEKVHLKVASSFISFEQAELNLSRELAQDDFEATKRKAKAQWNQTMSRIKVEGGTDEQQRTFYSCLYRTLFFPHKMYELNAQNQVVHYSPYTGQTLPGYRFAGTGFWDTFRALYPFLNLMYPGINKEMQEGLINDFKEGGWLPEWSSPGYADIMVGNNSASVVADAYLKGLRGYDIQKLYEALVHGANNEGPISAIGRKGAEYYKTLGYVPYDVKINENAARTLEYAYDDFTIYQLAKALKKPQAEIDLYAKRSQNYRHLFDPATGLMRGKNQNGTFQAPFNPFKWGDAFTEGNSWHYSWSVFHDVQGLVNLMGGKENFVKKLDSVFTLPPVYDESYYGSVIHEIREMQIANMGQYAHGNQPIQHMIYLYNYAGAPWKTQYWARETMNRMYKPTPDGYCGDEDNGQTSAWYVFSAMGFYPVCPGTTQYVLGAPLFPKMTITLENGKKLVIEAPKNSAENLYVQSLKMNGKTYGKNFVDHFDLLKGGTLRFDMGPEPNKKRGKGESAFPYSFSRQ; from the coding sequence ATGACCTTCCGCCTTCCCTTTTGCCTGCTATTCTCCTTGGTTTTCCTTCAGGCCTCCTTGGCCAACGCGCAAAAGAAAACCAATGGTACTTTTGAACCCGAGGAACTGGTGAACACCCTTATGGGCACCGACTCCAAACCCGAGCTTTCCAACGGTAACACCTACCCGACCATAGGCGTGCCCTGGGGTATGAACCTCTGGACCCCGCAGACCGGCACCATGGGCCACGGCTGGGCCTACACCTACGCCGCTGATAAAATAAGAGGCTTCAAGCAGACCCACCAGCCCAGTCCCTGGATGAACGACTACGGGCAGTTTGTGATCATGCCCGTCACCGACAAGCTGCGGTTTGACCAGGACGCCCGCGCCAGCTGGTTCTCGCACAAATCCGAGGTCGCCAAACCCTATTACTACAGCGTGTACTTAGCGGATCATGATGTCACCACCGAACTCACCCCTACCGAGCGCGCCGCCCAGTTCCGTTTTACCTTCCCCAAAAATGACAACTCTTTTCTGGTGATTGATGCCCTGGACCGGGGCTCCTACATCAAGGTGATCCCTTCTGAAAACAAAATCATAGGCTACACCACTCGCGCCGCCCGCAGCAACCCCAAGAACTTTAAGAACTACTTTGTCATCTACGTGGACAAGAAATTTTCCCTCGCCCGCACGTTCCGGGGCAAGGCGTTGGTGAAGGATTCCCTGGAACTTACTGCCGCGCACACCGGGGCGGTGATTGGGTTTAAAACCACCAAAGGCGAAAAGGTGCACCTGAAGGTAGCTTCGTCATTCATCAGTTTTGAGCAGGCCGAACTGAACCTGAGCCGTGAGCTGGCGCAGGACGATTTTGAGGCCACCAAACGGAAAGCCAAAGCCCAGTGGAACCAAACCATGAGCCGGATTAAAGTAGAGGGCGGCACTGACGAGCAGCAGCGGACCTTCTATTCTTGCCTCTACCGCACCCTGTTTTTCCCGCACAAGATGTATGAGCTCAACGCCCAGAACCAGGTGGTGCACTACAGCCCCTATACCGGCCAGACGCTGCCGGGATACCGCTTCGCCGGCACCGGCTTCTGGGACACGTTCCGGGCGCTCTACCCGTTTTTGAACCTGATGTACCCCGGCATCAACAAAGAGATGCAGGAAGGCCTCATCAATGATTTCAAGGAAGGCGGTTGGCTGCCGGAGTGGTCCAGCCCCGGCTACGCCGATATCATGGTGGGCAACAACTCCGCCTCGGTAGTGGCCGACGCCTACCTCAAAGGCCTGCGCGGCTATGACATTCAGAAACTGTATGAGGCGCTGGTGCACGGGGCCAACAACGAAGGTCCTATCTCCGCCATCGGCCGCAAGGGCGCCGAGTATTACAAGACCCTGGGCTATGTGCCGTATGACGTGAAGATCAACGAGAACGCCGCCCGCACCCTGGAGTACGCCTATGATGATTTCACCATTTACCAATTGGCCAAAGCCCTGAAAAAACCCCAAGCCGAGATTGACCTCTACGCCAAGCGCAGCCAGAACTACCGCCACCTCTTTGACCCTGCCACCGGCCTCATGCGCGGCAAGAACCAGAACGGCACGTTCCAGGCCCCGTTCAACCCCTTCAAGTGGGGCGATGCCTTCACCGAGGGCAACAGCTGGCATTACTCCTGGAGCGTGTTCCATGACGTGCAGGGCCTGGTGAATCTGATGGGCGGGAAAGAGAACTTCGTCAAAAAACTGGACTCAGTGTTCACCCTGCCGCCGGTCTATGACGAGAGTTACTACGGCAGCGTGATCCATGAGATACGCGAGATGCAGATCGCCAACATGGGGCAGTACGCGCACGGCAACCAGCCCATCCAACACATGATCTACCTCTACAACTATGCCGGCGCCCCCTGGAAAACCCAGTATTGGGCCCGCGAGACCATGAACCGCATGTACAAACCCACCCCAGACGGCTACTGCGGCGACGAGGATAACGGCCAGACCAGCGCCTGGTACGTATTCAGTGCCATGGGCTTCTACCCCGTCTGCCCCGGCACCACCCAATACGTGCTGGGCGCACCCCTCTTTCCTAAGATGACCATCACCTTGGAGAACGGGAAAAAGCTGGTGATAGAAGCGCCTAAGAACAGTGCTGAAAACCTGTATGTGCAGTCGCTTAAGATGAACGGTAAAACCTACGGGAAGAACTTTGTAGACCATTTTGACTTACTCAAAGGCGGCACTTTGAGGTTTGACATGGGACCCGAGCCCAACAAAAAACGGGGCAAGGGGGAAAGTGCTTTCCCTTATTCGTTTTCCAGGCAATAG
- a CDS encoding acyl carrier protein, giving the protein MVTATAPSIAQKVVHIISRIKRIQPNRLRVTSQLHKELGFDTADVVDIILALEKRFKIVIPDEVPLNTVGDFVEYVSIHSKN; this is encoded by the coding sequence ATGGTAACTGCAACAGCACCATCTATCGCGCAGAAGGTGGTCCATATCATCAGCAGAATTAAACGCATCCAACCAAACCGCCTACGGGTCACTTCTCAGTTACACAAAGAACTGGGCTTTGACACCGCCGACGTGGTAGACATTATCCTGGCCCTGGAAAAGCGCTTTAAGATTGTGATCCCAGACGAAGTGCCCCTGAACACAGTGGGTGATTTCGTGGAGTACGTCTCTATCCATTCCAAGAATTAG